The Glycine soja cultivar W05 chromosome 6, ASM419377v2, whole genome shotgun sequence genome has a window encoding:
- the LOC114416075 gene encoding putative pentatricopeptide repeat-containing protein At3g15200, which yields MSIFICLGGKVYLQPPCYCAAMIKKVSAAALYLFPSSEPHQRIWKKGCCCRADIKMWNVILNGWCVLGNLHEAKRVWRDIVASPCKPHIFTYATFIKALTKKEKLGTALKLFRGMWGKGGKPDVVICNCIIDALCFKKRIPDALEIFCDMSERGCEPNVATYKSLIKYICKIQQMEKVYELVDEMEKKKGSCLPKVVTYCYLLKSLKEPGEICRVLERMERNGCGMNDDVYNMVLRLYMKWDDGDGVRKTWKEMERNGWGPDRRSYTIMILENFEKGRVKDAVCYLEEMISKGMVLEPRTKKLVSSMNIRLKGRTEK from the exons ATGAGCATCTTTATCTGCCTTGGTGGAAAAGTCTACTTGCAGCCCCCATGTTATTGTGCTGCTATGATCAAGAAAGTTAGTGCTGCCGCTTT GTACTTGTTTCCCAGTTCTGAACCCCATCAGAGGATATGGAAGAAGGGTTGTTGTTGTAGGGCTGATATAAAGATGTGGAACGTGATCCTGAATGGTTGGTGTGTTTTGGGGAACTTGCATGAGGCAAAGAGGGTGTGGAGAGACATAGTGGCTTCTCCATGCAAGCCTCATATATTTACCTATGCCACCTTCATTAAGGCATTGACCAAGAAAGAGAAACTTGGGACGGCTCTGAAGTTGTTCCGTGGCATGTGGGGCAAGGGTGGTAAACCAGATGTTGTGATATGCAACTGCATCATTGATGCTCTTTGTTTCAAGAAGAGGATTCCtgat GCCTTGGAGATTTTTTGTGACATGAGTGAGCGTGGTTGTGAACCGAATGTTGCTACTTACAAATCGCTTATTAAGTACATATGCAAGATACAGCAGATGGAGAAGGTTTACGAGCTGGTGGAtgagatggagaagaagaaggggaGTTGCTTGCCTAAAGTTGTTACTTATTGTTACTTGCTCAAGAGCTTGAAGGAGCCGGGGGAGATTTGCAGGGTTTTGGAAAGGATGGAGAGAAATGGATGTGGCATGAATGATGATGTTTATAACATGGTGTTGAGGTTGTACATGAAATGGGATGATGGGGATGGAGTGAGAAAAACATGGAAAGAAATGGAGAGGAATGGATGGGGACCAGATAGGAGATCATATACCATCATGATTCTTGAAAACTTTGAGAAAGGGAGAGTAAAGGATGCCGTGTGTTATTTAGAGGAGATGATATCTAAGGGAATGGTGCTAGAGCCAAGGACGAAGAAGCTAGTAAGTTCCATGAACATTCGGTTGAAGGGGAGGACAGAAAAATAG